GAATGTATGTTTGCAGCTACCAACCTATTTAAGATGCTTCTTAAGTACCGCCCTGAGGACAAGGCTGCCAAGAAGGAGAGGCTTTTGAAGAGGGCTCAGGCTGAGAATGAAGGGAAAACCGTTGAGGCTAAGAAGCCAATTGTTGTGAAGTATGGCCTTAACCATGTGACCTACCTCATTGAGCAGGTAAGACATCGCTTCTCTGTTTTACTTTACTACTTGCTAATAAAGGGTAACACTTTCATGACAACAAGTATTGACAATGTCGATTTGAATCTTTTTTTTCTCCAGAACAAGGCCCAGCTTGTTGTCATCGCTCATGATGTGGATCCGATTGAGCTTGTTGTGTGGCTTCCAGCCCTGTGCAGGAAGATGGAGGTGCTGCATTGTTAAAGGAAAGGCTGGCCTTGGATCGGTATGTTTTCTACACTGTAAATTGAGCTTGATAACTTTATCAATTGTTGTCTGAAGTGAATGCTGAATAAACTTTACAAATAATGGTACGCAGATTGTTCACAAGAAGACCGCATCCGTGCTGTGCCTTACCACTGTCAAGAACGAGGACAAGCTCGAGTTCAGCAAGATCTTGGAGGCTATTAAGGTAGGATAGAATGGCATATTGTGATCTGATTGGTATCATGTGGTTGTGATCCCTCTTAAAATGACTCAAAATTATACTCCAGGCAAACTTCAACAAGAAGTTCGACAAGGtcaggaagaagtggggaggtGGCATCATGGGCTCCAAGTCGCAGGCCAAGACCAAGGCCAGGGAAAAGCTGCTCGCCAAGCGGATGGCCTAGATTATCTATCTTATGCTGAATCCGTCTGTAGTTCGTGTCGACCGGGAACAGCTGATGAGCATTGTGCACGCCTCGACCTTGGACGCCGGTGCTTGGGCAGGCACGGCAGCCCAGCTCGGAGGCAGCATGGGCCGCTGCGGCCTGGAGCGGCGGGTAGTGAAATCAAACGAAGCTCATGCTTCCGATCCTCACATGTAACTTGGCCGCGGTGGTATAGCCAGAATGAAAAGAAATCAAACGAGCCCCCCCCAATCAAGCAGTCCTGCCTAACTCTGGAACAGAAACTTGTGGGCCACGTGCTGAACGAGTCACCTCTCGCAGTCAGTCGGACTCGGGCGGCAGGTTCCTACTAGGATCCCTGCGGGGTAGTCATAAATACCGAGATCACGGAGGGTGTATCTGCCAAACCGCCGACGAATCCCACTCCCCCCTTCTCCTTCCGCCTCGAGACCCCCGTCTCCTCCTCGCTTTGCCCCCCGCGAAGCAATTCTAAATCCCCGCGCGGAGGATCGGATCCTCCGCGGGATCCGCATCGGTGCTTGCCCTTCCTGCGCGGATTTCCGGCAGCCTTTTCCTCCCCAGCCCTGATTTCCCCCGCCGATTCCCTGCTCCTGCCGCGGCGGTTGTTCCTGCAGCCTGGGGGATCTTTGGTGGAGAAGGGGTTGGTGGGGGTTGGTTAGGCGGCGCCCGCGATCCGGCCAGGggggatggccggcgggaaggaGCCGATCGAGGTGAAGTTCCGGCTCTTCGACGGCACCGACATCGGGCCCAGCAAGTACGACCCCAGCACCACCGTCGCCGCGCTCAAGGAGTTCGTCCTCGCCCGGTGGCCGCAGGGTGAGGAGGCCCTCTCTCTTGTCACTCGCTGCGCTTGCTCTATATATATATGCTGCTCCGCTTTGTTGACGCCTCCTGTTTCGGGAGGTTGCTTGTTCGGCTGCCCTGCCTTTGCTGATCCGGAAACTAGAAAAGCCCCGATGTCGCGCTGGCTGTTGTGTTGGGGAATTTGGAGTTAGACCGTTTCGTGCTGCGATGTACTTGCGAACCCCAAATTGACTGATCATGTTGCTGCGTGGATTGCGTGATGATTGTAGGATGGATTCAGCTAGGGTGCTGTTTGTTCTGTTCGTGCGGTAGTTGATTGTTCAGACCCTTGTCCAAGTGACTGTCTCTTAAATCCTCCTTACCTGTATTAGCAAATACTACTACTGCTACTACCTTCCTGTGTAAAGGGATGGGCAGGATTTTTGTTTCTAGTGCTATATCCTGGTTGGATTTTGCTACCTGCTAGAGCTCTGAGTGCATTTTTAGAAATTGGATCTCTGTATCTTTAAGGGGCACGCTGAGGATCTCTGCAAACATGTGATGACAGGACCATTTCCAGAGATTGTGTGGCTCAATGAGACTGCCTGCCTTCTTATCTTGCGTGCCTATATATGATCTTCAATTGTTTGGTGGTTGTCTCTGAGTTCTGAGTAACCATGGGTCCCATTCATTGAAGCTAGTCATCAGAATGATTTTTTGTTATGCAGACAGATATGTCTGGATTGAGCCTGTAACTGTAAAGGTGGAGTGCGACTGAGCATCTGCATGGGACAGGACCACATTCAACATGTGGTCACATGACAGTACTAGCAGTACAAAAGACATGTTACATGAAGTGTCAGCATTTTCTGCTATATCTCTTTGGCAATTCCACAAGTAAACACTACATTGATTTTGTGCAACTGTTTATGTTTGCTGACATATTCTAAACTGGTGCAACTGGGAAAGAAATTCAGAGGTGGCAAGAAGCTCCAGACCTTATTAGCTTAGAGTGATGACTAATGCTGGATTAAAGGTTCACAGTAGTAAGGAAAGAACCATTTCTCTTTTGAATCAGGCATCATGGCATGCTTTGTGGACGAAGCAAGTTAAACTAACAAGTGACCATACCTCAGTGGTTTTTCCTTCTGATGACTGATAAGCTTGCCTGGAAATGGGAATTACCCTTCTTTTGGTCATCTTGTATTGTCTGTCAATAGTATTTTTCAAATATTGTTGTTTTACATAGCTTAGGCATATTTCAGTCCTCCAGAACCTTTGTGAAGTATGTCTTGCCCCTCTGTTGATAGTGCTATTTTCATGTTTGTTAACAGATAAAGAAATAGTTCCAAAAACTGTCAATGATGTGAAGCTCATCAACGCTGGAAGGATACTGGAGAATAGCAAAACTCTTGCTGAGTCACGAGTCCCAGTTGGAGAAGTTCCTGGAAGTGTGATTACAATGCATGTTGTTGTGCGGCCTCCCCAATCAAACAAAAGTGGTAATGCTTTGTTTCCTCTTGTTTGCTCAATTTATCATGCTAATTTATTTGATACTCTCACCTGACTGCTCTATAGAGGCTTGAAAATTTATTTTATCAATAGAATTGAACCGTCGATTGTCATCCTCTAGAAACAATTTGTTAAATGCACCTACTGTGTTATTGTTTTGCAATCTCACCCCTATAGTAGCATGAGTGCAGTgtttattttagcttttaggtgtGCACTTTAATCAGTGCTGTTCACCATTATTAATTTCTAGGTCATGATATTGTCTCTGCTCTCTACACTTCAGTTGGTTCTTTAGTCAAATATACAGCCTGTAAGGTCTTTAGTCTTTATGCAACCTGCGCCTTAAGCATTGGATTGAATCTAGTTCCTTCTTCTAGTGCTTTCTTGCCACATTCTCTAATGGGAATGAGAGCATGTTTCATTGCCCAGTACAAGAATGTACTATTGCAGTTGTGGCGCTGGTCTGCGGCAGTGATATGGAATTTTTTAGCAGGGTTTTTGTATGTACTACTTTTGTTGATCAGAACATGCTCCTGGTCAGAAACTTGCATAGTCAAAACTATAGTCAAAGCTGAGCTGGTGTGGTGCTGGGTTGATTGTGAGGCATAACAGAAGTCTGACTGAACTGCATATGTTGATCAGTCTTCTCTATTGCTCATGATGCTACATGCTACCATGAGTTTCTAGAGCCTTTTCTCTGTTATTTTTTTATCCAGTGTATGAGTGCATGTTACACATTCGCTGTATCTGCCAATCAGTCTTGTATTAGAACTGCTGTGCTGGCTTATTTGTTTTACCCTGTGCTTACCTAGTTAATTTGTCTCTATTTCTCCTTCTGTCCCAAGGGCAACCTCATTGGCATGCATGTTGTACTGTTGGAGGACACATACATACATGTAGGAGACATCCCTATTTTCACCCGGGGGTCTTAATTACCACTGCTTAGCTTTCAATTCGCCTCTGACCATCAAATTAAATGTGAATAACCCGTCCTCCTCTCTTTGAATAAGGGGCGCTTCTGGTTCTGTGCGTGCTTCAAACAATTTTGTCTTCTCCATTATACCAAATCTCTAGAGTCAATAATTTTCTATGGATGCATGCATACATTGTCTACGTGCATTATTGTGTATAAATTCCATAAATAATTCTGCTTAAAAAGTTCCATAACAtattctctctcctttttcagAGAAGCAACAGTCAAACTCTCCGAAGCAGAACAGATGTGGATGTACGATATTGTGACGTTAATACAGTAGCAATGTGTATATCGGTGTCGTGTCCACAGGGATCACAAGTTCATTTTGCCAATTGATTCTTGCATCTATTCTTCACAGCCTAAGCCTAGATATGTCATGACCACTAGCCACATCTGCTTGAGAATTTGATGCTTGCTATCGTGTAAAAGGAGGGTGGTGGAAGGAGATTTCTCGGGGGGTCCCGGTAAAAACCCTAAAAGGAGTGTGCAGGAGTCAAGAAAATTGGA
The genomic region above belongs to Panicum hallii strain FIL2 chromosome 4, PHallii_v3.1, whole genome shotgun sequence and contains:
- the LOC112890153 gene encoding membrane-anchored ubiquitin-fold protein 3-like → MAGGKEPIEVKFRLFDGTDIGPSKYDPSTTVAALKEFVLARWPQDKEIVPKTVNDVKLINAGRILENSKTLAESRVPVGEVPGSVITMHVVVRPPQSNKSEKQQSNSPKQNRCGCTIL